In the Pogona vitticeps strain Pit_001003342236 chromosome 2, PviZW2.1, whole genome shotgun sequence genome, ATTGCTGTTGTAGCTGCTGCATATGAGAGAGAATATATCATTGGTAGATGGCATTAGGATGTTTCCAGATGTTGTCTTTCTGCTGCAGTTGTAGCAGTAACCAGCATGGTAACATAATGGCCAGATAATCAATTCAGTCCAATCCTGTTCTAATCACTTCTGGTCCAGAAGTACTAACAGGATCAGCAAGTGGGGGATCAACCGTCACTGATGAAAATCCCATGATAGGAGACATAGTTTTATTAGGTTCTTCTTGTTTTGCGTCCAGGTGTGTAGTTAACCCTCTTTCAAAAGCTGCTATCTGAAAGCAACCCTAGGCTGtagagtattattatttttacagagtttaattttaattgtgatttttttccctttcagtcaCCCCAAGCAGGCACAAAAGAAAAGACTCTCTGTTGCTGGTTTTGTACCTCAGGCCCAATATCCTTAAGTGCCAAAATTGAAAGGAAGGGCTATACCCCAGGTATGTGGACATTAATTCTTAtggaagctgtgtgtgtgttaacaaTATACAGGGATGGATCTACTGTGACTCTAATAAAGCTTATAGGGGGACCCATAACAGTTCAAGATTCAGAGCCTAAAAAATGTAGGTCCACTACCAACAATATAAGATAGTCCTATGAGCTTTAAATAACACCATGTCCTGGTTAACAGGAGAGCTATATTTTAATAGTAAATATGGATTATTGACAGGCTACATTAAATGTAAGCTCCACAGATATACCACACTCCTGATCCCTTGAACCAGGTGTGAGTGTTGCCATTGACTTGAGTAGCATTAAGTTTGCAAATATTCTCATATGTAGAAGATCCTGTTTGGAAACTGTTGTCTGTTTTTGTGTCTTTTGCAACTAGTAAGATTACTATCATGAACTGTAGCAGTGTTTCCTTCTAACATTAATATTCCTTTTATTCAAGGTGAATCAATTCATATCTTTGCGGAGATTGAGAACTGCTCTTCCCGGATGGTGGTGCCAAAGGCTGCCATTTATCAAACACAGGCATTTTATGCCAAAGGGAAAATGAAGGAAGTGAAGCAGCTGGTTGCCAACTTGCGTGGGGAATCCTTGTCATCAGGGAAGACTGAAACCTGGAATGGCAAACAGTTAAAAATTCCACCCGTCTCCCCTTCAATTCTCGACTGTAGCATAATCCGTGTGGAATATTCACTAATGGTAGGAATTTAGTGTAGTTTCTTTAATATTCAGCATATCAGAACTGATTTACTTTGAGCACAACCAGAAGGGGGAAGTTGGAGGGATCTAGTTTGTGCTTAGAAGGCCCGTTACCTTTAGTTTGAGCTATTTTATGTCACACTTAAGTGATTCTTCCATTCACATGGGgacatttcttctcctgtgagaaggatccagacagttCTTTGGATTGCTCTGATTTGTCTCCCTCTTGATTATTGACAGCCCCATCCCTAAAGTAAGTGACACACTACTGCAGCAATGAATCAGTCTAGCATGCTATACTGTACATATTATATGTAATGTACTGAAACACACCTGAAATGTATTAGAATTGTGCTGCGTCAGttaggaaaatattaaaaacaacaagaacaacagaggagggtttttctcccatcctcccttttaatgttaCAACCCATCACAAGCCTATCACCTCAGATAATACTGCCCACAGCTCTGTTTGGGTGCAAATTAAATCAACCGCTACAGAATAGGATAATCAGCAGCACTCCTAATTACAGCAAATAAATTGCAGTCCAACCCTATGTCAGAAAAGATCAGGCAGCTTGtaaagagggagggatggatCACTTTTACTGAAAACACATGTGGGTGCCAGAAAATAGGGCaaaccaaactgcaccaaaagcAAAACAGCTATATGCCAGTGTGATCACCCTCTTAGTTGGTTTATAAAAGTTTTGATTGAGGTTCtcataatttcttctttcttgtcttCTAGGTATATGTGGATATTCCAGGTGCAATGGACTTGTTTCTTAATTTACCACTTGTAATTGGTACTATTCCTTTACATCCCTTTGGCAGCAGAACGTCGAGTGTGAGCAGTCAATGTAGCATGAATATGAATTGGCTTGGTCTGACACTGCCTGAAAGACCAGAAGGTAATTCGATTGCATAGATTCCATGTTTTGCAGACCTGTAATTCTGTTAGAGTGTACTAATGCAAATCTAGATAGTCATCTAAACAAAATTTATAGAAAGAACACTTCACAAAGGATCTCCTTGTTACCATTCCAAGTGAGGGACAATACAACTGcctgttttcccccctcacaaACCATGAAAATAGGACTAAGCTGTTgcttaagccagtggttcccaaccacagaccggtgggtgggtgtgggtggcaTACTTGCGCGGGGTGTGCTGCGCTCATGGGGGGGCGTGCAGCGTTCACATGTATGTGCGGGGGAGCGTGTtgtgctcggggggggggcaagaaatcTGTATCCACTgcccggtcctgcctaggccacggaccaggggttggggacccttggcTTAAGGGACTGAATGGTTGAAggtctattttattttgttacatttGTATTCTGCTTTTCCTCCATTATCTCCTCACAGCATCCCTGTGAGAGTAGATCAGGTAGAGAATAGCTGTTCCAAAATCAACCAGTGGGTTCCATGGCTCCGAGGGTACTGTAAACTAGATCTTGGTTCTAGTCTAACATTCTGGCCACTGTGGTGTCATAGCTGGCTGGTTCAGAAAAAAACTGCCAGTATCCAGGTGTATCTGCAGGTTCAGATCTCCGTGCctccatatttatatatttattaaaatatatatttcacacTTGTATCTCACTTCCAGTGAACTCAAAGCAGCATACATGGATTTCTTCTCTCCCAATTTATCTTCACAACATTCTTGTGATATAATCAGACTGAGAGAAAGTGATTGGTCAAAGCCCAGTGGATAGATTTCATGGTTCAGTGGGGACTAGAGCCCAGGACTGGACTGACTTGCATTTTACACTTTGATTTTGGAGAGGTGGCAGTGATTGCACTTAACTTCCCCTAATAAGAGAATGAGTGTAAGCAAGTGGGTAGTCTATGGCTAAACTTGATGGCAAAGCTGTTTTGGAGACCATTGACACATTTCTGGAACTCCAGGATAGTTAAAACTGACATAGCAATTTACCCTTTCTTTGTATCTACCTTGTGGAAATCATAACtaaaatttaatatatttgtCATGTTATATATCTTGACATGCATAAGAACATTGTTCGAACTGCGTGTACTTTTACCTTCAGCACCTCCTAGCTATGCAGAAGTGGTCACTGAGGAGCAGAGACAGTCCAACTTAGCTCCTGTAGCTGCTTGTGATGACTTTGAAAGAGCACTTCAAGGACCATTATTCGCCTACATCCAGGAGTTCCGATTCCTGCCTCCTCCACTTTATTCAGAGGTGAGTTTGCACATGAATATTAAACTTGCTTTCCGTTTTAAAAGCATTCTATTTTTGCACTTCCTGTTTTTTGTGGGAAGTGTCCCAGAACATACCAAGAGCAGCTAATGCAGTCTATACTGCACTCTGCATGGTCTTGTTCTGTAAATATTGGTCAGACTTTTGCAGACACTGTTAGCACTTGTTAAGCTAGCCAACTCCTTCAGATTTTCCCATACTAGATTACCATCTTTTTGACAACCATCTGCTGCAGTGCATCTTTTACATAGCTAGCTCAGGAGGACAATATTTATTTGGAAGAACTGTTTTCATAACAAAAAGGTAGAATTTAGTTTGTAATTTACTATTTAATTGGCTTAGAGCAGTAGATAATTTCAACTTGTATAGAGTCCTTCCCCATAGCATgaacactctctgggctgttCACAGGACAACAAATCACATTATTGCATtacaaaatgcaataaataccataaaataaataaaacactcacTATCTAAAAACCGGTATTTAACTAGGaatcagcaatttaaaacaaatacgGGCATCTCAGGTCAGTGGTTGAAAGcactaataaaaggcagctttaaatctGGTTTGTTTTTTACTGATTTCCTGAAAACTAAGAGGGATGGTGCCTGACAAATCTCTGTtggaagcttattccagaggCCACTAGTGAGAAAAGTGCAGTTCCTGGTGTTAACTCTTTCAGCCTCCttagatgttgctgtttttaacttcATGGACTGTAAGGAGTGGGTGGGACAGGTAGCTGTTTAgtgggagagacattctgacaaATATTGAGATCCCAGGCTGTTAAGGGTTTCATAGGTCacgaccagcaccttgaattgggtaCGAAAATTAATGGAGCcaatgaaggtgtgccaagacGAGATAATGAGTTTTTATCTGCTAGTATCTGtgatcagtctggc is a window encoding:
- the ARRDC3 gene encoding arrestin domain-containing protein 3 isoform X1, which produces MVLGKVKSLTISFDCLNDSNVPVYSSGDTVSGRVNLEVTGEIRVKSLKIHARGHAKVRWTESRNAGSNTAYTQNYTEEVEYFNHKDILIGHERDDDNSEEGLHIIHSGRHEYAFSFELPQTPLATSFEGRHGSVRYWVKAELHRPWLLPVKLKKEFTVFEHIDINTPSLLSPQAGTKEKTLCCWFCTSGPISLSAKIERKGYTPGESIHIFAEIENCSSRMVVPKAAIYQTQAFYAKGKMKEVKQLVANLRGESLSSGKTETWNGKQLKIPPVSPSILDCSIIRVEYSLMVYVDIPGAMDLFLNLPLVIGTIPLHPFGSRTSSVSSQCSMNMNWLGLTLPERPEAPPSYAEVVTEEQRQSNLAPVAACDDFERALQGPLFAYIQEFRFLPPPLYSEIDPNPDQPSDDRPSCPSR
- the ARRDC3 gene encoding arrestin domain-containing protein 3 isoform X2, encoding MVVPKAAIYQTQAFYAKGKMKEVKQLVANLRGESLSSGKTETWNGKQLKIPPVSPSILDCSIIRVEYSLMVYVDIPGAMDLFLNLPLVIGTIPLHPFGSRTSSVSSQCSMNMNWLGLTLPERPEAPPSYAEVVTEEQRQSNLAPVAACDDFERALQGPLFAYIQEFRFLPPPLYSEIDPNPDQPSDDRPSCPSR